One segment of Desulfobacteraceae bacterium DNA contains the following:
- the cobM gene encoding precorrin-4 C(11)-methyltransferase produces MNHPVVFCGAGPGDPDLITVKGQQALAQADVVVYAGSLVPRAVLKWARPGAALQNSAAMHLQEIVGQMAAAYQAHQRVVRLHTGDPSLYGAIFEQMAELDRRGIPYRVIPGVTAAFAAAAAMGIEYTLPEISQTLILTRMAGRTPVPQQESLESLAAHQASMAIYLSISLIAQVAEILSRTYGPQAPCALAFRVSQPEEKIRFTRVERLVELVKQEGIDHQALIIVGKVLAVSPPELKHRSKLYDPDFNHAFRRPAGADDLAAAGKKPATRAGCKPENLSGAGDPPPPETPDPTP; encoded by the coding sequence CCCGGCGACCCCGACCTGATCACCGTCAAGGGCCAGCAGGCCCTGGCCCAGGCCGACGTGGTGGTCTATGCCGGCTCGCTGGTGCCCCGGGCGGTCCTCAAATGGGCCCGCCCCGGAGCTGCCCTGCAAAACAGTGCCGCCATGCACCTGCAGGAGATCGTCGGCCAGATGGCGGCGGCCTACCAGGCGCACCAGCGGGTGGTGCGCCTGCACACCGGGGACCCCAGCCTCTACGGGGCCATATTCGAGCAGATGGCCGAGCTCGACCGGCGTGGGATCCCCTATCGCGTGATCCCCGGGGTTACGGCGGCTTTCGCGGCCGCGGCCGCCATGGGGATCGAGTACACCCTGCCGGAAATATCCCAGACCTTGATCCTGACCCGCATGGCCGGCCGCACGCCGGTGCCGCAACAGGAGTCCCTGGAAAGCCTGGCGGCCCATCAGGCCTCCATGGCCATCTATCTGAGCATCAGCCTGATCGCGCAGGTGGCCGAGATACTCTCCAGAACCTACGGGCCGCAAGCCCCCTGTGCGCTGGCCTTCCGGGTCAGCCAGCCCGAGGAAAAAATCCGGTTCACCCGCGTTGAGCGTCTCGTCGAACTGGTCAAACAAGAGGGCATCGACCACCAGGCCCTGATCATCGTGGGCAAAGTCCTGGCCGTGAGTCCGCCTGAGCTGAAACACCGATCCAAGCTCTACGACCCCGATTTCAACCACGCCTTTCGCCGCCCAGCGGGCGCGGATGATCTCGCGGCGGCGGGCAAAAAGCCCGCGACCCGGGCCGGCTGCAAACCCGAAAACCTTTCGGGCGCCGGCGATCCACCTCCCCCAGAGACGCCCGACCCGACGCCATGA